The Zootoca vivipara chromosome 5, rZooViv1.1, whole genome shotgun sequence genome includes the window GAATGTTAAGTTGCGGGGACGGTTGCACCGAATAAGTGAACAAGGATTGGAGATTGAGCATGTTCCCATTACCCTTCCAATCATTTCATCTTTGCAGAGAAGATGTAAGTAGGATGAAAGACATGCGTGGCCAAGTTAAACATTATTTAACTATCTGCAAACTTGATACTCTTAATAGCATGATTGTCACAGTCTGTACCTTTCCGCTCATTTTGTCCTGACCTCACCCTTCCACACAATTCCACCACCCCAATCATGTGGGTATGTATGTACaaactcaggataacacttcatgcactTTATGAAATGGACTGTATTCCCGGAAAGCTTATGCCTTTTTGGTTTTGATACTTAATAATATCCCGATGTGCCTGGTATCATTGAATAGAATCCCCAGAAAATGCATCCGCAAAGCAAATACAATATGTGCTTAGACATTGCAAAGGAATTTGAGTGCTTTAACTGCAATCCTAGCTACGTATTTAATTCAATGAGGCTTGCTCTCAGGGTTAGGATTGCTGTCTTAATCTCTTTGAGAAATCCATGGGAAATGAAATCCAGCAAAGTGAAAACAGAATCGCAAGGACCCAAGGAGTTGCACAACTTGTTCCACTTAACTCAAAGGCGATTCAGGGTTGCTTTCCCCCATGCTACATGAGATACAACTGAGGAGAATTTCAAAAGCCATTTGCTTGGGGTCTACCACTCAAGGAAAAGGGAGCAAAAATCTTACTGAGCTGAGCATAATTAAGCCCTTGGGCTAAAAGTCATTCTTAAGAGCAGTGATTCTGGAATTCTAGAACTATTGTACCTACCATGTGTTCCTTTCTTACTTCTGCATGGCTTGATATAGAGATAACATTGTATTTCCATAACAGTGCCGCACAGATGAAAATAACTGAACCATTGACTGTTTTCCtacttcaaagacagaggtcctacGGTAGTATTTTTGAAGTATAATCCATCCTATCCTAGCTATAGAGTGAACATTTTCTAAACGAGGACTACTTCAAACGTTACAGCTTGAGCAGCTTGTACTTATACAGTAGTATAAAATTTGAAGCGCATACTCCTTATTTTCTCAAGCCTTCTGCACACCTTGGAAACACATGCTGTGGAACGAAGGTTAACTGTCACTCCTTACAGGAGATTATTTACAAGGGTTGTCTATGTTATTTATGTCCCTCAAGTGTTGTTCTGACAGGTGCACAAGGCAGATGTATAACCTGTACCATTTAAATAAGCAACGTCaaaatatgttttcctttttcaTGTCTGTATCCTGATCACTTTTGATACCGAAAGCCGTACAGTACTGTTGGTTCTCTGGTGATGGAAGGTTCTTATATTCCACATCAttggaaatatgaatgaatgaatgaatgaatgaatgaaatcttcATTGCTAAAAGCTATAAGCCATCACAACTGGCCACAATGCGTAAAATACAAATAATTGATTTAAAACTGAACAACTacagcaaagcaaacatacaaaaatgcaaaaatcacaccTGCATAAGTTAAGCACTCCACATCTCACACTTCCCCTTAGGATACTTGTCTAGCCCTCAACTTACTTGCAGCCAAGGCAAATTTTGCAACCAGTGCAGTAATAAATATGTTCTTGCCAGCCAGCAAAATAGAGATTTGCTCAAGGGGACGGGGGTTGGAAAGAGAGCAAAGGAGGTAGTCAAGGAATTTTTTGTCTAGGGGATGTATATAAAGGGCACCGTAACAAATACGGTTCAATGTCCTCCATGTCTCCCGACTCCCAGATGCAGAGTCTTTGTTATTAAATCTTCCCATTGGATTTGCGGAGGGCATGCACTGAAAACACAAAGCTGTAATTGCTTTTCTAAGTGGTCCCAGCGTGAGATCAATAAAGTATTGCTCCAGCCcaaaatatgttttatatattggATACCAGGATGCGTATGCCATCTGGGAAAGTGAATAAGGGTCCCTCCACTTAGAGTCCAAATAAATTTTTTctttgatgaagaagaagaagagaagaagagtttggatttgatatcacactttatcactacccgaaggagtctcaaagcagctaacattctcctttcccctccgcccccacaacaaacactctgaggtgagtggggctgagagacttcagagaagtgtgactagcccaaggtcacccagcagctgcatgtggaggagcggagacacgaacccggttccccagattaggagtctaccgctcttaaccactacaccacactggctctgtgttGCTTGACTCTGTTAGAGGCAAAATTTGGTAGGGAGTCCACATTAATCCCATAATAATGGAGAATCTTGGAAATATTACAAGGCAAATGATTTCTGAAGTAGCTTTGGCTCTATCAGCCCGTGGCAaatgttaacttttaaaaaagccccccccccaaacccactgTTTTGGCTGTAAAACCAAGAATATTCACTCAGGTTGCGAAATTTTCCATGTAAACCTAGCAGATCAGAACCCCAGCTGCTTAGATTTATTAAGCCAACAAAATGTCTCTGACAATGTTGTAATTAAACAATGTTATTGTGCATGCATCCTTAGGGAATTCGGATGGTTTATTGCTGGTCAGACTTGCTGGTGTGGAGCTAACACCAGATGGCACGGTCTGGTTGAAAGAAGAGGTAAAACCCCCACAGATGATGTGGTTCCAACTTCTGGGAAGGAAGGACTCGGAGCTCGATTGCCTTGTGGTAGTAAGTAAGGTaaataaaaatggggtggggtggtggtggatatGCACCCATGAAACCTAATCCTAAGTATGTATACTGAAGTCCCGTTGTGTTCACTGGGACTTATTGCCAAGCAAAAATGCATAGAATCGCAGCCTTAATTTCTGcgtatttaatatttttaaggtGTTGTAATGTGGCTGTTGTTTTCTGTAATTCTTGTGCAAGACACTCAACAGCGCTATCGATGTCCATTCCGAACAGGGTAGATTTTCCAGCATCTGCCTAAATGAAGAAATCCTGAGACGAGGGCTTGGCAAGACAGTCCGTATCGACGGACTAGCTCACGAATCTCGGATATACTGGAAACTCCACAAGAGGCTCCTTCGAGCTGAATTGAAAGCCGTGAGGAAAAACAAAGGAATCTGGAAAGAAGCAACGTTAATTGAGAAACTGAAAGAGCGTATAAGAAACAACAGATACATGCAGAAGTTAAAACAATTTGCAACCTGGCTAAGCATCCGCTTCTAAAATCGATGGGTTTGTAGAGGGGGAAGAACACACACACCAGATGGAGAAGGATGCAACACTGTCAGAATATCACAACTAATGCCTGGCCTTCTGTTGGTGGCTTCTGGCTaaggggaagaaaacaaaaacatcacaGAACATGTTTctggaggagatagatgcacatTGCGTATTCAGATGTTGGTTTAATTCAGATGTAAGTTGtccaaaaatataaaaacaaagagacCCAAATCTAGGCCATGTAACATTCCAGCAAGAGAATAAAACTGAAAGCTTGCTTCATAGAGGGAAATACTGGAATTAACTGGGGTATGTCTCATCCATGCATGTGGCTGCTGTCAGTCCTTCCCTAATTGTGGAGaacctgaacatagctgccaagttatccctttttttaagggattttcccttatgctgaataggcttcctcgcgagaaaagggaaaacttggcagctatgaacctgaATTGGGCAGCAGAGTGGAGAAGCTTTTTTCCCCCTGTGAGGTTGTGAGTGGAACATAGGCTCAGTTCCCAGGAGTGGGAGCCACCGTTCTTAATCAGCTAGTTAGTGCTGATTTATTTCTTCTGCTGCATCAGCCTGTGATGAGGTGGTAATGTACTGAACAGTAACTTGAATTCCTAAATGCTCTTTTGGGGTAAATTTAGTTCACGGCATCAGCATGAGCCTAACACCTTTGCTGTAAACTGATGCAATTTGGCATTGGTGCTGGTTGCCTGCCATCAACTGAAAATGTGGGCATTTGCCACCAGTGGGCTCCATAGTCTCTGTTCCCAGGGATATCGCAAGTGTATGTTGTCATACATTGTACCATGTACGAGCTTTAAAAATCGGAATCGCAGTTCTTGGTTTTTGTCCCTGGGAATATAGCAGGACTGTTCTAGAAGAAGTTGCTCTCACTTACTTGACTCTGGTTGTATTCTGAGGTTTGGTTCTAATGCAGCTGATGAGTGGAGTACTGCACCATGTTCTATGCTGTCTTTGTGAGTTGTGATTGGCTGAAATCCACCGAACCATGTGGGGAAATGGCTTCTCATGAACAGCTTCCCATCCTCTACTGAGCAGGGCCTACATGGCAGCGTTACAAACCACTGCACATAGTTGCGGCTTGCGTGAGTTAGGCCTTGGTTGGTTCCATATTCGCTGAACAGACTTAAAAGTAAAGTGGCACTGCTTACATGGCTTTTGAACTGCTTTCTAAGGTTGCAGTGCCAATTCTACTCACTTGCTTCGAAGTTCCATTGAAATGGAAATTCATTCCTGTATGACCTTCGTTATGTATTCCTGCCAAGATTAATCGACATGATGATCATAAGATCTGAGCACTTGACTCTTGTTTACTTTGGTGGAACATTATGTATGCCTGTTTGTTCTGAACCATTTAATTTATATGCTTAGCTAGAATTTGGCGGCCCGATGATAAGGCTACTATTTTAATAATCTTGCTAAGCAATCTAGAATATGATAATATTGTACACGGCGGATTAAACAGACTAGTATTTCTCTTGTTGTCCTGTATAATTTTTGCAAATTGCTCCCTTAAAAGGAGCATGTCATATATATAGTCATTAAAAGCTTAACATACTTAATTACGTATTTTCTATACCTTGAAGAAATGAAGTGACCTTTTCCTCTCTTGGAAGTTCACTAATATCTTGTTCCTTAGCCGTATAGCTGAAAGCATCACAACTGAAAATGTGGTTTGTATGTGCACAGAGCATCTGTTACCGGCTATGACAGATGGGCcttggtgcacacacacacattttgagaTTGCCAACAGTGAGGAAAGCCCTTTTTGTGAGCCTGGATCTCAGGACCGTACCTTATGTCTTGTTGAAAGGATAAATCAATAGGCAGTGCCATATTACCCGAGACTGTCATGGTTGTTTATGACTCCTAATAATTAATACTATGTGCATGGGTGTATCAACAGaagaatggagaaagagttgaggAATTGAGCTGGATCCTTTCTCAGCTAAGAGGCATTAAATTGGAAAGAGGGGCCTTGGCGAGGGGCTTTGCAAACTGCGCTGAAGGATAATCATGTCCTTCCTGGACAGTCCTTGGCTCTGCCACAATGCctttttagtatttttttttaaggcagtgcACAGGCTGTTCCTCCACGCCTCTCAGTGAACTAGGCTTTTCATTGCAGTAGCTGTGCAGATTGCAAAACACCCGTGCAGTATGAAAGAACGAATGAAAATATGCACCTGTGCAGTATGTAAGGCTCTGCAGTTCTGTTGTGTCACCTTAACTCCTGATGAAGACCTGAGCCTGTCTTTCAACAGAAGCTGAGCTTTCCCAATAAGGAAGGGGGGGCAGCTGGGGGCAGGGTATTCAGAGCCGGgagtttcctttcccctcttctacccccccccccaaactttgcTCCCAAAATACAATCAGAACTGATAACACTTAGGGGTTCTGTTGGGTAGCATTTCTGGATCAGAGCCCAAGGCTCATTGTTTTTTGCTACTTATGTCATATTCTGTTCtgtgtttcccctcccccaccccatttttcttttttcttttgcatagaATAAAGTTGTGCTTTTACATTACACTAATGGAATTTCAGGCAGATGTGATAAACTTTaagtatttgtgtttgtttgggtttttttgcaagcatttcatcTGTAAGagttatttaaagaaaaagaaaagaaaaatgtcatGTACAGTGCTTTCTTTTCCTACCAGCAATTTTAGACAACAACCTAAAAATATACGTCATTTGAATGTTTTGAGAAGTAACTTTTGAAAATGAGTTTTAAATGGCTTGGCTGCTTTCAAATGACACCAAACATCTTGTCTCTACGTGAGACGAGCATCCACTTCTCTTACATTTGCTAGTAACACTTCAGTCAATTTGTACTAATTGCTCAAGGATCACTCCTCATGCTATGAGTCAATTTTGACTGATGAGCAGTGATTGCGGAGAGGGCAGGTTCAAGCCTTGCTTTTGGTAGTCTGTGTTGGCCAACAATGCTATCAGTTTGCATCTCTGTGGGATACTTCCAGCATCTGTTCCCACACtccttagaccagtggttcccaacaggtggtccgcggacccccaggggtccgcgagctatgccagaagggtccgcaagatgctattagaataaaaaaatatcttaaatatatttcgtatgataacagattttttgttttggccgcttcctgcatgaccagagtctagcgcaaaactagaattagacagaggcagtagttctgctgtatgccgttaggtggcgctttacaaacactactgttttgcaaagaggcagcgcgcacattctactaacgctcacctccccaagatgctttgcgcgcgtctgcttcatttgtgcgctactgcgcaggtaccctgtcttctctattcccctccctcctccctggcgcgcgctgcctctttgcaaaacagtagtgtttgtaaacaaagcgttgtttttcgcggaagctacagttctcgtagttaaaaatggaccgttggtttaaaagtggttcgttaaaacgacaaaggcctacagatgaagaggaagataatgcatttgatgttcaagcaagtaagtcaattaatgggggtccttgtcacaatagcggctcgatgaggggtcctcgagaaaattttgttgggaacccctgccttagactATTCTTGCTTTTAGATGTTccggactacaaatcccatcatccctattggccatgctggctgggtctgatgagagTCGGGAGTCCAAAACCATACTGAGAGCAGAAAGCTGGGGCAGGTTGGGCTGTTGCTGCCCATAAGGTTTTGCTCCTTTCTGAAAATGACGCCGCTGTTTAAACACtatgtgtgtatttttttgtCAAGCAAACTTTAGAATTAATAGCTTGGCATTGAAAGAGATGCTGAACTGAATCTATCACTAATGTTTCCTATGCAAATCTCTCAGAGTGCAGTTGTGCTCTAAAATTAATTTGGGAAAGCACACATATTGCCCCtacccctgctctctctcccaccAGCTGAAAGACAGCGAAGAAGCAGGTTTGCTGGCCAGAATAGCAGAGCATATTCCCCCTTCTTGCAGGGCTGCACTATTCCAGAAGAGGAACTGTGACTGTGTTTAtgcaggggcgaaactaggctttatttcacttggGTCAAATATCCAGTTGGCATCtcctcacatgcacacacccagGCTGGGGCCTCAATGTTACCTCTCtggatgtcaggagtatgggcaggagtccggctctggggcctgtagtgctttgcaggactggggcctgcctcagcttgtgctggagaggcaaggagtggtcactcaggtgaggccacttgataactcactgcacctggtggcaagagctgggagggataaaagctcagcatttcccttcagctctttgccatagcaacgctatccctgccttgttgtatctggcctcttgctccttgctccttggacccttgccctgccgacgccttgctcctcaacccttggacctttgccttgctgacgccttgctccttgactcccagaccttcgcctccgccttgctccttgaccctgcgactgcctgctgctggaccctcagctttgcacctgttcctgcttctacaccaccatcttgcctctggtcctaacgtcctcagccagggcttcaaccgcccgccgaccggaccgtgacactggaggcttcacctggggcaaaaaactggctagcaacccccccccaaagctacgGCTCTAGTTTAAGGACTTGCATACATGGTGGTAGTGTCATGCACGTGCTGGAGAGAGGGTTAGACTGGGATCTAGCATGGAAAACAGCCTCCTCTCTTGAGTTCTGAGAGCCAGGAGCTTCTGGCACCATCTTaaagaatcatagtattgtagagttggaagggagccaagggtcatctagtccaaccccctgcagtgcagaaatctcagctaaagcatccatgacagatggccatccaacctctgcttaaaaacctccaaggaaggagagtccacaacctcctgagggagtctgttccactgccaaacatctCCTACGgtactgccagaaagtttttccgaatgtttagcgggaatctcctttcatgtaacttgaagccactggttcaaatcttaccctccggagcaggagaaaacaagcatgctccctcttccatgtgacagcccttaagatatttaaagatggctatcgtatctcctctcggtctcctctcttccaggctaaacatacccacctccctcaactattcctcgtaaggcttagcttccagacccttgatcatcttggctgccctcctctgcacatgttccagcttgtcagcatccttcttaaattgtggtgcccagaactggacactgtattccaggtgtggtctgaccaattTGGTTTACAGGACTTGAGGAAGAGCACAAATGAAACTAGCCTAAACTTTAGAGATAATGTATTTTAGAATGCTTTAATTGCTGCCCTCTTTTAGTCAAGCTTTTATTAAGAAGAGGACCTAAAAGAACAGTCTGGGAAAGGCTTGGAAACTTGCACATCCTTTCCCTGTACATTTTGGAAATAACAAGGTAGAAACAAGTAACTTTGTGGCAACCAGGTGGGGAAACTGAATTGGGGAACTCTGGAGAGTTCATCAACATCTACTTTTACAGTGTAGCAGCATCTTCAGTGATTAAGTGAAGATTCATTGCTGGGGTGAAGATAGTAAAGAATCCTGGACTGCAGCAAACCTGTTGTTAAAAGTCTGGGAATGCGATAAATTCCTTCATGGTGGCCTCAGCGGCTGGTGGACATAATACTTCCAAATTTCTATCTAGAAACATGTTTGCCTCTTCCGCTATTCCGTTGCAAGAATTGGTCGACTCCACACATTTTACTTTCGTGGTAAGTGGAATATCAAATGGAGCTTCCGTTGAGACTCGAGTCGTTTTGAAAaacccaagtttctagtcctacTGGTGAGGGAGTAAATGCTTGGAAACTTGTCAACTGATGATTCCGAAATCCATGTAAGGGGTTATAGTGGTGAGCTTCAGTCGGAATAGGGGGGAAAAAGGACAGCCACGAAAGGAAACGCAGCTAATTAATAAAAGGAAGGGGGAGACAGTGCTTCAGAATGCTTGCAGCGTTCTGTTTTGCAATGTGTAGCATGCCTGATAGATTTTCTTTAGGCGGGGAAAGAGGCTCTTGCTCTGCTTATTGTATGTATCAATTTTGCTTAGAGCAcatagttaaaaataaataaataaatccactttACACCTGTGGTAGGCAGTGATCTGAATGGTGTGGGCAAAGGAAACTTTATGCAGAAATAAGCCTTGTCTCTAGATGGGGATTGGGACATTGCTGAAGGGAACATGACTGCGGAAGCACCATCAACTTTGGTGTCTGCCCATAAAAGCAAGCCTGGAGGGGACTTATGTCAGCAGATTCCAGGGACCCTCTTTGCTGTGAGGTTTGGGGAGCTGACTTGTAGAGTTGGGCTCTTGGTGAGAGCCAGGAGAGAGAGGTGCTGAGTGGGGTGGAATGTCAGGAGAAGAAGGACTTGATAACAGTATATATTTCTTAGTAATTTGCACGaatggttttattgtgtatttttgtaacatttgTTGCCTCAGTTTGCTATATTGTGGTACAGAAATGGTTTAAAGGATGATTATAAAGTGCAGGGTCCTGTCCTACCCCCCCTCCACAATTCTTTGAACTAAAATTGCCTACATCATAAAcctatttattataattattattattaatcattattctgcaccattattttaaattgttcaactgtttaaagcaggcatccccaaacttcggccctccagatgttttggactacaattcccataatccctgaccactggtcctgttagctagggatcatgggcgttgtaggccaaaacatctggagggccgcagtttgggggtgcctggtttaaagcatggCTTTAGAGCAGGATTCGCAAGCTAAAAGTGGAATGAAATCCTGATCTGGGGGCATTCCATTGTTGATTTGATTTTATCGTATCTTTTAAAGAAGAGGTAGCTTCGCCCTCTTTTGGTTCCCAAAAGGAACGTTCCTATTCCATTCGGATAGACCACTAGGTAGTGTTTGCCAAGGTCCAGAAATAGCTGGTCAAATTACTTCGGCGTGAGATAGGAAATCCTTGCGGGCAGGTAGACTATTTCTCTGGCAAGTCTCTTGCTATTTTAGCAGGGGTGATAAAAGGTACCCAATTCCAGTGGGGACTTGCTTTGTTGGCATTGTAGAGACGCGCAACTTCCCAACCATGACACATCCAATTACCTTTGGATAAAGTTTcttcactgggggtgggggtcctgAGATGCTTCTGCTGTGAAACTGCAGTCACTTGAGTTGAATGGAATGACATCAATGGGCTGTTTCTATGGTTTCAGCCAGCCCCTTGCTGGACAGGGATGAAAAGGTGAAACTTAAGCTAGCTGCTCCTAGAGGTCACagttctccccctccacccccccctcctCAAAGCTGTGTCTCCTAAGCTGGCAAATCAGACTGACAATAATTCTCTTTTGCAGCCAGTGTTAAGAACAAGAGTGATGcctctccccctaaaaaagacTTGCACAGTTTCTCAGATTCTTCCAAATAAACAGAAGAGTCGAAGCAGCAAACGGGCTAGAGAAGGCTTTGCTCAGACCTCACCGCAGCTGTGAACTTGCTACAGCTGCAGTCCTTGTACATCCGTGAAGGATGGAGACTTCATTCTGCACAAGCATGTTTAGGCTTACTCTGCGCATGGCTTTAGGAACTACATGTGCCATCGGGATTCCCAAGTCCCATCCGTCcaagccagtggtcagggatgctgagctgtggtccatcaacatctggagggcagccacGGGTTTGCCCAGCCTCAAGCAAACCACCACTCTCTTGCGACCTCCTTCCCATACCATGCCCACCTGcacatagttttttaaaaaaaatccattgcatagggttgttgcaaggattacaGAGTCAAAAGACAGAGAGGCGGCTCCAATGCTTGAAACGCCCTATGTAAGAACGCTAGGCAATAGGTATCACTATTATTTGTTCATTAACCCGTCATAAAACGTGATGCAAATCAATATTGTTATGCTCTGCGCAAGAatgaaaggcggggggggggatgggggaacGGACCTGGGTGCTTGGTTGGGGCTGTTTTCCATATAAGCTTTCATTTTCCAGTATTGAGATTTCACTCTGATTTATCTGGCAGTTGCTTAAACAATGTGCCCCAAACTTCCTTGGCTTTCTCACTGGAGGAGAATTTGAAATAGGTGAATGAAAAGCTGCTCAGTTCCTCCAAGCAGACTTTGAACCGGCAAACAATAGAGGCAGGTTGAATTGGGTACGAGGCGAGGATACGCTGGAATTCCTGGCGCTGGATTTCTCCAGGCAGCACTGGAGGGTCCTCAAAATGAAAAGCAACATGTGCAAAGCTGGAACTCCACtgcattgttgttttattttttaaaaaaacacaaccgtGCATTTTTGTAGTAGGAATGTGATAGTGTCGTGTCAAGTTGTGGACTTTTTTATTTACAGTAACTTGTCTGCTATTGAGCACTGACATTTCTAGAGGTGGCTGGAGATACTTAATGGCTTTGGGGGATTTTGTAGTGAGCAGTGATTGTTTTCTAGGACACATTTCGCCTTATCTGGTGGGGCAGTATATAATGTGGCACAAAAAGGAGGCtgaggcctggttgaagaagggCCTTGCAGCAACACCAAGGCCAAgcagatggtgtttcctgctgtggcctcttttatttttcttgtacATTTATTCTCTGCCTCAAGGCAAGGCCCATGGTTCCCCCGATTCTATCCTCCtaggggcgtagctagctgctccggcacctggagcagtgggggtggggcgaTCTGCCCATGGGGGCACCACACAGGGGCACAGCGGCAGTCCGCCCAAGGGGGCAGCACAATGAGCTGCCCACGGAGTCCGAAACAGCAGCGTGGGgccccaagccaccgtgtcactcccaggagagacgcatgacttgggtgcactgcaggccaggccccac containing:
- the C5H3orf33 gene encoding protein C3orf33 homolog isoform X1 gives rise to the protein MAIAGVILLAKSVKLTTKFTTAMEIPVEFIEKNVKLRGRLHRISEQGLEIEHVPITLPIISSLQRRWNSDGLLLVRLAGVELTPDGTVWLKEEVKPPQMMWFQLLGRKDSELDCLVVVSKGRFSSICLNEEILRRGLGKTVRIDGLAHESRIYWKLHKRLLRAELKAVRKNKGIWKEATLIEKLKERIRNNRYMQKLKQFATWLSIRF
- the C5H3orf33 gene encoding protein C3orf33 homolog isoform X2 — its product is MAGQRGGEPANYVSRLSAWADEHLTLVRNISTGMAIAGVILLAKSVKLTTKFTTAMEIPVEFIEKNVKLRGRLHRISEQGLEIEHVPITLPIISSLQRRWNSDGLLLVRLAGVELTPDGTVWLKEEVKPPQMMWFQLLGRKDSELDCLVVVSKGRFSSICLNEEILRRGLGKTVRIDGLAHESRIYWKLHKRLLRAELKAVRKNKGIWKEATLIEKLKERIRNNRYMQKLKQFATWLSIRF